AAAATGAATGAAATTCAGCTAAAAGAGCAAAAGCTTATAAAAAGGCTTACGAATAAGACATTTAAGTTTGATGAGCGTATAGCTAGTGGATTTTATGCGGCAAATTATTTCCTAAAAGTAAATCGCATAATAAAAGAGAATTTGCCTTCTCAAAGCGTTACTATGCAATTTTTTCAAAGAAAAGACGACATTATGTTATGTGGGATCGACGAAAGTATAGCGCTTGTAAAAGAATTTGGAAAAAATTTAGAGAATTTGGAAATTTCTGCATTAAATGATGGCGACATCATAAGCTCTGGCGAGCCAGTTTTAAAGATAAAAGGCTCATATGAAAATTTTGGCTATTTAGAAAATATCATAGACGCAACCCTATCTCGCAGAAGTTGTGTTGCGACAAATACGATGAAAGCCATCAAAGCAGCAAATACAAAAACAGTCTTTAGTATGGCAGATAGAGCTGATGATATAAGTACGCAAATAGGCGATGGCTACGCATCTTATGTTGCAGGGATTCGCAAAATTTCTACTGACGCACAAGGACTTTGGTGGGGTGGTAAAGGTTTTGGAACTATGCCGCATGCGCTTATTCAAATGTGTGGTGGTGACATACTTAAGGCTTGTGAAATTTATACAAAAACCTTTCCAAATGACCAGCTCACTGCACTTGTTGACTATAATAACGATGTGGTTGTAGACGCCATCAAAGTCGCAAAGACCTTTGGTAAAAGACTTGGTGCCGTTAGAGTTGATACATCTAAAAATTTAATCGATAAGTATTTTTTAAACAAAGACACAAGTGGCTTTGACCCGCATGGGGTTTGCAAGGAGCTTATCTTTGCATTGCGTGAAAATTTAGATAAAAATGGACATACGCATGTTAAGATCGTCGTAAGTTCAGGCTTTACACCAGAAAAGATAGCAGAATTTGAAGCTTACGGTACACCAGTTGATATTTATGGAGTCGGGGCATATCTAACTAAAAATGATACATGTAGTTTTACTGCCGATCTTGTTGAGCTAAATGGCAAACCACAGGCAAAATTTGGTAGAGGCGAAATAGGATCGGATAGACTCGAGCTTGTAAAATTTTAAATTTATCATAAAAATAGGTTAAAATTTTTAAATTTAAACCATTTTTAGCTACAATTTAGCTAGCAAAATTAAGGAAGTGATTTGAAAAATTTTAAACACATCAGCGTTGCTCATTCGCCAGACGCCGATGATATTTTTATGTATATGGCGGTAAAATTCGGCTGGATAAGTAGCAAAAACTTAAATTTTAGCAACACAGCACTTGATATACAAACCCTAAATGTAGAGGCGCTAAAGGGCACTTTTGAGGCTACCGCTATTAGTTTTGCGCTTTATCCGCTTATTAAAAATGACTACGCACTCTTGCGCACAGCTGTAAGTTTTGGTGAGGGGTATGGACCAAAGCTTGTTAAGAAAAAAGGTGTTTTTTTAAAGAGAAATTTCAAAGTTGCCTTAAGTGGTGAGCACACAAGCAACGCTCTTTTATTTCGTATCGCTTATCCTGAGGCACGCATAGTTTATAAAAATTTTCTAGAGATTGAAAGTGCGGTGCTTAGTGGAGAGGTTGATGCTGGTGTGTTGATACATGAAAGCATTTTAAATTTTTCTACTGAGCTTGAAGTTGAGCGTGAAATTTGGGACATCTGGCGTGAGTTTGGAAGCTCTGATTTACCACTTCCGCTTGGTGGTATGGCTATTCGTCGTAGCTTGCCGCTAACTGACGCGATTGAGTGTGAAAGAGTTCTTACAAAAGCTGTTTTAATGGCAACTACGCACAAACCACTGCTTTCAAAAATGCTACTAGAGCGAAACCTTATAAGAGTGGATCAAGATGAGCTAAAAACCTATCTAAATTTATACGCAAACGATAGCTCAGTGAGCATGAGCGAAGCTCAGCTAGACGCTCTAGATACGCTATTTGCTCTTGGAGTAAAGCATGGTTTTTACTCTGAGCCTATAAAGGCAAGAGATCATTTGGTGCCAACTGAATATCAAAATTTAAGGTTTAGCTAATGCAAAGCACGCTAGTTTCTTTGGGTGTTGAGACTTTTAAGATAGCTCTTTATCTTAGCCTTCCGATGTTGCTTTGTGGGCTTATAGCGGGCTTGCTTATATCGATATTTCAAGCCACAACACAGATAAACGAAACCACGCTAAGCTTTGTGCCAAAGATTATCCTAGTAGTTGCTGTTATCATCTTTTTGATGCCGTGGATGACTTCGATGATGATTGAATTTACTATGCGTACGATAAATCTTATACCAAGCTTTATCAAATGACACAACTTATAAATTTTGCCAAATACAGCTCTGTGCGTATTGGCGGCGAGCATGAAGTTTTGGTGCTTAACGAGCCTTGCAAACTAGAGCAGGGCACGCGTATGATAGGTGGTGCAAATAACTTGCTAGTATCTGCCACGCCACCAAAAATGGCAATATTAAGCGAAAAATTTAACTATATAAATTTACAAGATAACTGCCTAGAGATCGGCGCTGCGACAAAAAGTGGGGCGATATATAATTTTGCTAAAAAACATGATATATCTGGCTTTGAGTTTGTTAAGTCTATCCCTGGAACTCTTGGTGGCATGGTTTTTATGAATGCTGGGTTGCTTGGACTTAGCATTAGTGATTTGCTTACGGATGTGTTACTATATCGTGGCTGGGTGCCAAAAAGTGAGATAAATTTTTCTTACAGACATAGCGGGATATGTGAGCCGATATTTGGGGCTAGATTTGAGATTGCTCGAGGTTTTGATATAAAATTTGCAGATGAAATTTCAGCCAAACGGGCAAATCAGCCACGAGGAGCTAGCTTTGGTAGTTGCTTTGCTAACCCAGCTGGTGACTTTGCTGGCAGGCTTATAGAGGCTGTTGGGCTAAAAGGATATATTGTTGGTGGGGCTAAATTTAGCGAGCAACACGCAAATTTTTTGATAAATTTTAATAATGCCACCTTTGATGACGCTACCACTCTCATCGCCCTTGCGCAAAAGAGAGTTTTTGAGAGTTTTGGTATAGAGCTAAAAACTGAAGTCATAGTGCTTTAAGGTTAAGAGATGAATGAAATGATAAAAGAGCTTTTGACGCTTAGTATAGTTTTTGTTTTGCTTTGTTTTTTTGCGCTTTATAAATCCCGTAAAAATAATCAAAACAAGACTGATAGAGCGCAAGTTTTAAGGCAAATCGGCTCTATTTTTGGTGTAGATATGAGCCAAAATAGTGTGGCGGAAATTTTAAAAAGTTTAGTTAAGCAAAATTTAGTAAAAAAATTTGATAAAAGTATCAGCGATGTAGACTTTATAGAGCTTGCTGGCGAACAAAATTTTACAAAAATACCAAACCTAAAACACGAAAAACTTAGTGAAAAATTTATAAATCAGTGTGTAAAAAATTTAAAAGAGCCACTTGCCATGGCGCTTTTTGCACTAGATAGCCAAAACTACGCACTTATCTTGCTTGAAAGTAACAAAATAAATGAACTGGCAGAGCTTGCGGGCGCATTAAATGAGAGTATAATCATTTGTGATTAGGCAAAATTTTAAGTATTTTTAGCTAAAATCAATACAAAATTTTATAAAGGTAAAAAATGGATGCAGAAAAGCAAAAAGCCCTTGATCTGGCTTTAAAGCAGATTACAAAGGATTTTGGAAAAGGCGCTATGATAAAGCTTGGAGACAAGCAGATAGAGCCTATAGAATCAATCTCGACTGGCTCGATAGGGCTTGACTTGGCATTAGGTATAGGCGGTGTGCCAAAGGGTAGGATCATTGAAATTTATGGACCAGAAAGCTCTGGTAAAACCACACTTACACTACATATCGTAGCAGAGTGCCAAAAAGCTGGAGGTACATGTGCGTTTATAGACGCCGAGCATGCTTTAGATGTTGCTTATGCTAAAAATTTAGGCGTTGATACGGATAATCTCTATGTTGCTCAGCCAGACTTTGGTGAGCAGGCTCTTGATATGGTCGAAACCATCGCAAGAAGCGGCGCGATAGATGTTATAGTGGTTGATAGTGTTGCTGCTCTTACGCCAAAAACAGAGATAGAGGGCGATATGGGGGATCAGCATGTTGGACTTCAAGCTCGCTTGATGAGTCAAGCCCTTAGAAAACTAACTGGTATCGTCCATAAGATGGGCACTATGGTTATATTTATCAACCAAATTCGTATGAAGATCGGTTCTATGGGTTATGGAACCCCAGAGACTACAACAGGTGGAAATGCGCTCAAATTTTACGCGTCTGTTCGTATTGATGTGCGCCGTGTTGCGACCCTAAAACAAGCTGAAGAGAGTATCGGTAACAGAGTTAAAGCAAAAGTTGTAAAAAATAAAGTTGCACCTCCATTTAGGATAGCTGAGTTTGATATAATGTTTGGAGAGGGTATCAGCCGTGAGGGCGAGATAATAGACTACGGAGTCAAGCTTGATGTGATAGATAAGAGCGGTGCGTGGTTTAGCTACAAGGCTAGCAAGCTAGGACAAGGTCGTGAAAACTCAAAAGCCTATCTAAAAGAGCATCCAGAAGTGGCTGAAGAGATTGTATCAACGATTAAAAATTCAATGGGCGTTGCCAAGCTTTTAAGTGGTGGCAAAGATGACGAAGATAAGAGTGAAAATAACGAAAAGGGAGATGAATGATGGTTTATATCGAAGATGTGATAGCGCACGAAGTCCTTGATAGTAGGGGCAACCCAACAGTTCGCGCAACAGTAACTCTAAGTGACGGAACAATCGCAAGCGCCATCGTCCCAAGTGGAGCAAGCACAGGTAAGCGTGAGGCACTAGAGCTTCGCGATAAAGATGGTCGCTATGCTGGAAAGGGCGTACTAAAGGCGGTTGCGAATGTTAATGAGCGCATTGCAGAAACTATAATCGGTCTTGACGCTTATAACCAAATGGCAATAGATGGCGAGATGCTTGAGCTTGACGGCACTCATAACTATTCAAATTTAGGTGCAAACGCTGTTTTAGGCGTATCTATGGCAGTCGCAAGAGCTGCTGCAAATAGCCTTAAAATCCCACTTTACCGCTATCTTGGCGGTGCAAATGCTAGTATATTGCCAGTGCCTATGTTTAACATCATAAATGGTGGTGCTCATGCAAATAACAGCGTGGATTTTCAAGAATTTATGATAATGCCATTTGGGTTTGAGAATTTTAACGACGCTCTTCGTGCTGCAACTGAAATTTATCACAAACTAAAGACTATACTAAATGACGCAGGGCATAGCACGGCTGTAGGTGATGAGGGTGGTTTTGCTCCAAATTTAAGAGACAATGAAGAGCCTTTAAAGCTTATAATGCAAGCCATAAGCGAGGCAGGATATGAAGCTGGTAAGCAGATAAAACTAGCCCTAGATGTGGCGGCTAGCGAGCTTTATAAAGATGGCAAATACGAGCTTGAGGGCAAGAAATTTAGCTCAGAAGAGCTAATCGAAAGATACGCAAGCTTGTGTGAAAAATATCCGATATTTTCGATAGAAGATGGACTTAGCGAAGATGACTGGGATGGCTGGAAAAAATTAACGGAAAGACTTGGTGAGAAGGTTCAGCTAGTTGGCGATGATCTTTTTGTAACAAACGAGAAAATTTTGCGCGAAGGTATACAAAAGGGCGTAGCAAATGCTATTTTGATAAAGCCAAATCAAATCGGCTCAGTCACTCAAACTATGCAAACTGTCCGTCTAGCTCAGCGCAACGGCTATCGCTGCGTGATGAGTCATAGAAGCGGTGAGAGCGAAGATAGCTTTATCGCAGATTTTGCAGTCGCGCTAAACACTGGCGAGATAAAAACAGGTGCCACAAGCAGAAGCGAACGCAATGCAAAATACAACCGCTTGCTTGAGATAGAGCTTGAGGCTGGTGAGTTTTTGGGAGATAGTATTTGAGTGAAATTTTAAAAGAGTATGACAAGCAGACCCAAAATAGGGCAAAGCGAGCTTACTCTTTTAAGCGATTTTTTATATATTTTGCGGTTATTTGTGTTATTGTGATGCTTGGAATTTATGTAGGAAATATGTTCTTTGGCAAGCGCTCGCTTGATGTAATGCTTGGTCTTCAGACAAAAAAAGAGCGTTTGATAGAAGATGTTGAGACGCTCAAGCGATACAATGCTCAGTTGCAAAAAGAGTATTTTGAGCTTAAAGAGCTTGAGCCTGAAAGCGGTAAAAAGTAAAACTATGAAAAAGATTGTGTGTTTTGTTTTGTTTATTTCGTTGGTTGTTGCGCGAGAAAACCCATTTATCCCAACAACTGAGCTAAATACAAGCATTATGACTACAAATTTAACTGAGTCTTACGAGGCTTTAGAGAAGCAAGATGTAAATTTTTCAAAAGATGCGAGCTTGCTTTTAAATATCATTTTTAACTACCAGGCAAGCGATGGGACTATAAGACAAAAAGTTATTGATGTAAACAAAACTGTTGATAGTAACGAAGAGTATATCATCTCAAAAACGGGCATACTAGAAGCTGACAGTATCCCAAAACTTGATGTGTCAGTAACTATCCCAAAGCAAAAACCACTTGATGTAAACATAACCAAAAAAGGCAAGCATGAGCTCTCAAGCATAGAGGCACCAGCCCCTGTAAGCATAAAACTGGAACCTGTAAAAATTTCAGACTCAGCTACAACGG
This window of the Campylobacter suis genome carries:
- a CDS encoding menaquinone biosynthesis family protein, which codes for MKNFKHISVAHSPDADDIFMYMAVKFGWISSKNLNFSNTALDIQTLNVEALKGTFEATAISFALYPLIKNDYALLRTAVSFGEGYGPKLVKKKGVFLKRNFKVALSGEHTSNALLFRIAYPEARIVYKNFLEIESAVLSGEVDAGVLIHESILNFSTELEVEREIWDIWREFGSSDLPLPLGGMAIRRSLPLTDAIECERVLTKAVLMATTHKPLLSKMLLERNLIRVDQDELKTYLNLYANDSSVSMSEAQLDALDTLFALGVKHGFYSEPIKARDHLVPTEYQNLRFS
- a CDS encoding nicotinate phosphoribosyltransferase, which encodes MNEIQLKEQKLIKRLTNKTFKFDERIASGFYAANYFLKVNRIIKENLPSQSVTMQFFQRKDDIMLCGIDESIALVKEFGKNLENLEISALNDGDIISSGEPVLKIKGSYENFGYLENIIDATLSRRSCVATNTMKAIKAANTKTVFSMADRADDISTQIGDGYASYVAGIRKISTDAQGLWWGGKGFGTMPHALIQMCGGDILKACEIYTKTFPNDQLTALVDYNNDVVVDAIKVAKTFGKRLGAVRVDTSKNLIDKYFLNKDTSGFDPHGVCKELIFALRENLDKNGHTHVKIVVSSGFTPEKIAEFEAYGTPVDIYGVGAYLTKNDTCSFTADLVELNGKPQAKFGRGEIGSDRLELVKF
- a CDS encoding UDP-N-acetylmuramate dehydrogenase, with the protein product MTQLINFAKYSSVRIGGEHEVLVLNEPCKLEQGTRMIGGANNLLVSATPPKMAILSEKFNYINLQDNCLEIGAATKSGAIYNFAKKHDISGFEFVKSIPGTLGGMVFMNAGLLGLSISDLLTDVLLYRGWVPKSEINFSYRHSGICEPIFGARFEIARGFDIKFADEISAKRANQPRGASFGSCFANPAGDFAGRLIEAVGLKGYIVGGAKFSEQHANFLINFNNATFDDATTLIALAQKRVFESFGIELKTEVIVL
- a CDS encoding septum formation initiator, which produces MSEILKEYDKQTQNRAKRAYSFKRFFIYFAVICVIVMLGIYVGNMFFGKRSLDVMLGLQTKKERLIEDVETLKRYNAQLQKEYFELKELEPESGKK
- the fliQ gene encoding flagellar biosynthesis protein FliQ, which produces MQSTLVSLGVETFKIALYLSLPMLLCGLIAGLLISIFQATTQINETTLSFVPKIILVVAVIIFLMPWMTSMMIEFTMRTINLIPSFIK
- the eno gene encoding phosphopyruvate hydratase, producing the protein MVYIEDVIAHEVLDSRGNPTVRATVTLSDGTIASAIVPSGASTGKREALELRDKDGRYAGKGVLKAVANVNERIAETIIGLDAYNQMAIDGEMLELDGTHNYSNLGANAVLGVSMAVARAAANSLKIPLYRYLGGANASILPVPMFNIINGGAHANNSVDFQEFMIMPFGFENFNDALRAATEIYHKLKTILNDAGHSTAVGDEGGFAPNLRDNEEPLKLIMQAISEAGYEAGKQIKLALDVAASELYKDGKYELEGKKFSSEELIERYASLCEKYPIFSIEDGLSEDDWDGWKKLTERLGEKVQLVGDDLFVTNEKILREGIQKGVANAILIKPNQIGSVTQTMQTVRLAQRNGYRCVMSHRSGESEDSFIADFAVALNTGEIKTGATSRSERNAKYNRLLEIELEAGEFLGDSI
- the recA gene encoding recombinase RecA gives rise to the protein MDAEKQKALDLALKQITKDFGKGAMIKLGDKQIEPIESISTGSIGLDLALGIGGVPKGRIIEIYGPESSGKTTLTLHIVAECQKAGGTCAFIDAEHALDVAYAKNLGVDTDNLYVAQPDFGEQALDMVETIARSGAIDVIVVDSVAALTPKTEIEGDMGDQHVGLQARLMSQALRKLTGIVHKMGTMVIFINQIRMKIGSMGYGTPETTTGGNALKFYASVRIDVRRVATLKQAEESIGNRVKAKVVKNKVAPPFRIAEFDIMFGEGISREGEIIDYGVKLDVIDKSGAWFSYKASKLGQGRENSKAYLKEHPEVAEEIVSTIKNSMGVAKLLSGGKDDEDKSENNEKGDE